A stretch of Henckelia pumila isolate YLH828 chromosome 4, ASM3356847v2, whole genome shotgun sequence DNA encodes these proteins:
- the LOC140865161 gene encoding F-box protein At4g00755-like has protein sequence MGVIRKKADDMDGGVDFIQRLEPDMCVKILGYLEDPTDLVRVSAVSSSWREFVISNGLCKEICQRMFPETSNFDHIVEIRNMFEPTKRDDSAEWACRGREHRAYASLSRCLTSLTRKNCILDAICASSTDNYPEESIKNTLEPSDRVNQRASYWSSKGQTDPTVSETLIYELAANLCLITEVQVHPFQAYFQLDFPIYSSRAVRFHVGHPKVPLEFDNDDRDHFLDVHEFSDDKFVWTHSSPEFPMAQENQLQTFKLPEPVFAVGGILKVELLGRVQTQEMDGQYYICIANVQVVGIPLSPAFDIEMLNEHRECTLKYYPGSVNLLLPPKSLELQSSSSPSRFHKFSTSLRTWEQMILNTFRAAGPLIADDDDSDYEYLD, from the exons atgGGGGTGATAAGAAAAAAGGCAGATGATATGGATGGCGGCGTGGATTTTATTCAGAGGCTTGAGCCGGATATGTGTGTAAAGATTCTGGGGTATTTGGAGGACCCTACTGATCTTGTTCGCGTGAGTGCTGTTTCAAGTTCTTGGCGAGAATTTG TAATCTCAAATGGGCTTTGTAAGGAGATTTGCCAAAGAATGTTCCCTGAGACCTCAAACTTCGATCACATTGTTGAAATTAGAAACATGTTTGAACCTACTAAGAGAGATGATTCTGCTGAATGGGCTTGTCGTGGGAGGGAACATAGAGCATATGCATCCTTGAGTCGATGTCTTACCTCGTTGACTAGAAAAAATTGCATATTAGATGCTATTTGTGCATCCAGCACAGATAATTACCCTGAAGAAAGCATCAAGAATACTTTGGAGCCAAGTGACAGGGTCAATCAAAGGGCTTCATATTGGTCAAGCAAGGGTCAAACTGATCCTACCGTATCTGAGACCTTGATATATGAGTTGGCTGCTAACTTGTGTTTGATCACCGAAGTTCAAGTCCATCCATTCCAAG CATATTTTCAGTTAGACTTCCCCATATATTCATCGAGGGCCGTGAGATTTCATGTGGGCCATCCTAAGGTTCCATTGGAATTCGACAATGATGATCGAGATCACTTTCTTGATGTTCATGAGTTTTCTGATGACAAGTTTGTATGGACACATTCTTCCCCTGAATTTCCAATGGCCCAG GAGAATCAATTGCAAACATTTAAGCTCCCTGAACCTGTTTTTGCCGTCGGTGGAATTCTGAAAGTGGAACTATTAGGCAGAGTTCAGACACAAGAAATGGATGGGCAATATTATATATG CATCGCTAACGTGCAAGTTGTTGGTATACCACTCTCACCAGCATTTGATATTGAGATGCTCAACGAACACCGAGAATGCACATTGAAATACTATCCAGGATCTGTCAACCTTTTGCTACCTCCAAAATCTTTGGAGCTGCAgtcgagcagcagcccttctaggttTCACAAGTTCAGTACAAGCTTGAGGACTTGGGAGCAAATGATACTCAACACGTTTCGTGCAGCTGGACCTTTGATTGCGGACGACGATGATTCTGATTATGAGTATCTTGATTAG
- the LOC140866790 gene encoding protein FAR1-RELATED SEQUENCE 1-like isoform X2: MGDNIEEVEVANSEFPIPENVENYEKIQKSWREREKVEDTRCHHMKAPTMVKNNPLLNFAANVYTLTVYKLFELEFINSLNMRLAEMPSNLSEVSLGFKVKSHDESSRIRHVFFNKQMFDVKCSCQKFESMRILCKHILMIFNFMNVNFLPKQCLKNRWMKNSKKRIDALFMDESRSGSGSGSGHESETVFVNQIMRSTYALSMRCKVHENSRNKLKEIIDDAMEQINSFFENLKLEDPKLCHDEFHEENILLDDILVLNPPQLKSRGITNKNIQLHWDDKSKKRKGKRKGDRANAKGTKIKGQSSQPLKVRSANNFKILFSLHHKSILIIHLILHHLDLNFMSTNQVTGKFIRT; encoded by the exons ATGGGAGACAACATCGAAGAGGTTGAAGTTGCAAATTCAGAATTTCCGATTCCTGAAAATGTTGAG AATTACGAAAAAATCCAGAAAAGTTGGCGTGAGAGAGAAAAAGTCGAGGACACACGTTGTCATCACATGAAAGCTCCGACGATGGTAAAAAATAATCCTTTGCTGAATTTTGCTGCAAATGTTTATACACTCACTGTGTACAAGCTTTTTGAATTAGAatttattaattctttgaaTATGCGGTTGGCTGAGatgccttccaatttgagtgaAGTCTCCCTTGGGTTTAAAGTAAAATCTCATGATGAGAGttcaaggattagacatgtgTTTTTCAACAAGCAGATGTTTGACGTAAAATGCAGTTGTCAAAAATTTGAGTCAATGAGAATACTGTGCAAGCATATTTTGATGATCTTCAATTTTATGAATGTGAATTTTCTACCAAAGCAGTGCTTGAAAAATCGGTGGatgaaaaattccaaaaaaagaattgatgcattatttatggaTGAAAGTCGAAGTGGAAGCGGAAGTGGCAGTGGTCATGAGTCTGAAACTGTTTTTGTGAACCAAATCATGAGATCAACATATGCTCTTAGCATGAGATGTAAAGTTCATGAAAATTCCAGAAATAAGTTGAAAGAAATTATAGATGATGCGATGGAACAAATAAATagttttttcgaaaatctgaAGTTGGAAGATCCAAAACTTTGTCACGACGAGTTTCATGAAGAAAATATTCTATTAGATGACATTCTCGTGCTTAATCCTCCTCAATTGAAGTCAAGAGGAATCACAAACAAAAACATACAACTTCATTGGGATGATAAAAGTaagaaaaggaaaggaaagaGAAAAGGTGATCGAGCAA ATGCAAAAGGAACAAAAATCAAAGGTCAGAGTTCACAACCTCTCAAAGTTCGGAGTGCCAACAACTTCAAAATCCTGTTTTCGCTTCATCACAAATCAATATTAATCATCCATTTGATCTTGCATCATTTGGATCTCAATTTCATGTCAACCAACCAAGTCACTGG GAAATTCATACGAACTTAG
- the LOC140866790 gene encoding uncharacterized protein isoform X3 produces MGDNIEEVEVANSEFPIPENVENYEKIQKSWREREKVEDTRCHHMKAPTMCLKNRWMKNSKKRIDALFMDESRSGSGSGSGHESETVFVNQIMRSTYALSMRCKVHENSRNKLKEIIDDAMEQINSFFENLKLEDPKLCHDEFHEENILLDDILVLNPPQLKSRGITNKNIQLHWDDKSKKRKGKRKGDRANAKGTKIKGQSSQPLKVRSANNFKILFSLHHKSILIIHLILHHLDLNFMSTNQVTGKFIRT; encoded by the exons ATGGGAGACAACATCGAAGAGGTTGAAGTTGCAAATTCAGAATTTCCGATTCCTGAAAATGTTGAG AATTACGAAAAAATCCAGAAAAGTTGGCGTGAGAGAGAAAAAGTCGAGGACACACGTTGTCATCACATGAAAGCTCCGACGATG TGCTTGAAAAATCGGTGGatgaaaaattccaaaaaaagaattgatgcattatttatggaTGAAAGTCGAAGTGGAAGCGGAAGTGGCAGTGGTCATGAGTCTGAAACTGTTTTTGTGAACCAAATCATGAGATCAACATATGCTCTTAGCATGAGATGTAAAGTTCATGAAAATTCCAGAAATAAGTTGAAAGAAATTATAGATGATGCGATGGAACAAATAAATagttttttcgaaaatctgaAGTTGGAAGATCCAAAACTTTGTCACGACGAGTTTCATGAAGAAAATATTCTATTAGATGACATTCTCGTGCTTAATCCTCCTCAATTGAAGTCAAGAGGAATCACAAACAAAAACATACAACTTCATTGGGATGATAAAAGTaagaaaaggaaaggaaagaGAAAAGGTGATCGAGCAA ATGCAAAAGGAACAAAAATCAAAGGTCAGAGTTCACAACCTCTCAAAGTTCGGAGTGCCAACAACTTCAAAATCCTGTTTTCGCTTCATCACAAATCAATATTAATCATCCATTTGATCTTGCATCATTTGGATCTCAATTTCATGTCAACCAACCAAGTCACTGG GAAATTCATACGAACTTAG
- the LOC140866790 gene encoding protein FAR1-RELATED SEQUENCE 9-like isoform X1: MSHCESEEEFEATWRIMSEEYNLSCHKWLNNMYALRYKWATVFSMHRFSACLLATSRSEGTNAVLKRVGNSIMSLYDFVQNYEKIQKSWREREKVEDTRCHHMKAPTMVKNNPLLNFAANVYTLTVYKLFELEFINSLNMRLAEMPSNLSEVSLGFKVKSHDESSRIRHVFFNKQMFDVKCSCQKFESMRILCKHILMIFNFMNVNFLPKQCLKNRWMKNSKKRIDALFMDESRSGSGSGSGHESETVFVNQIMRSTYALSMRCKVHENSRNKLKEIIDDAMEQINSFFENLKLEDPKLCHDEFHEENILLDDILVLNPPQLKSRGITNKNIQLHWDDKSKKRKGKRKGDRANAKGTKIKGQSSQPLKVRSANNFKILFSLHHKSILIIHLILHHLDLNFMSTNQVTGKFIRT; this comes from the exons ATGAGTCATTGCGAATCCGAGGAAGAATTTGAAGCCACGTGGAGGATTATGAGTGAAGAATACAATCTCAGTTGTCATAAGTGGTTAAATAATATGTATGCTTTGAGATACAAATGGGCTACTGTATTTAGCATGCATAGGTTCAGTGCTTGTCTTTTGGCAACTTCTAGAAGCGAGGGGACAAATGCAGTGTTGAAGAGAGTGGGTAACAGTATCATGTCATTGTATGATTTTGTGCAGAATTACGAAAAAATCCAGAAAAGTTGGCGTGAGAGAGAAAAAGTCGAGGACACACGTTGTCATCACATGAAAGCTCCGACGATGGTAAAAAATAATCCTTTGCTGAATTTTGCTGCAAATGTTTATACACTCACTGTGTACAAGCTTTTTGAATTAGAatttattaattctttgaaTATGCGGTTGGCTGAGatgccttccaatttgagtgaAGTCTCCCTTGGGTTTAAAGTAAAATCTCATGATGAGAGttcaaggattagacatgtgTTTTTCAACAAGCAGATGTTTGACGTAAAATGCAGTTGTCAAAAATTTGAGTCAATGAGAATACTGTGCAAGCATATTTTGATGATCTTCAATTTTATGAATGTGAATTTTCTACCAAAGCAGTGCTTGAAAAATCGGTGGatgaaaaattccaaaaaaagaattgatgcattatttatggaTGAAAGTCGAAGTGGAAGCGGAAGTGGCAGTGGTCATGAGTCTGAAACTGTTTTTGTGAACCAAATCATGAGATCAACATATGCTCTTAGCATGAGATGTAAAGTTCATGAAAATTCCAGAAATAAGTTGAAAGAAATTATAGATGATGCGATGGAACAAATAAATagttttttcgaaaatctgaAGTTGGAAGATCCAAAACTTTGTCACGACGAGTTTCATGAAGAAAATATTCTATTAGATGACATTCTCGTGCTTAATCCTCCTCAATTGAAGTCAAGAGGAATCACAAACAAAAACATACAACTTCATTGGGATGATAAAAGTaagaaaaggaaaggaaagaGAAAAGGTGATCGAGCAA ATGCAAAAGGAACAAAAATCAAAGGTCAGAGTTCACAACCTCTCAAAGTTCGGAGTGCCAACAACTTCAAAATCCTGTTTTCGCTTCATCACAAATCAATATTAATCATCCATTTGATCTTGCATCATTTGGATCTCAATTTCATGTCAACCAACCAAGTCACTGG GAAATTCATACGAACTTAG